atCAATTTAATGCTGTTTATTTCCTTACCTTAAGACATAAGATTTCAAAATGACCTCCACCAGCTTCAATACAACGCTCACACCGGCGAAGAAGATGCTAAAATATGCGATCCAATTTCTGCTTTGAAATGCTGGGGATCACAGTCCGTATATTTTTTTGAAGTTCCTCTAATGTATGAGGATTGTTCACAtacaatttatgttttaatatatataatattaatacagtcaaacctcgataagactcgcccgcttattacgctattcTGTGTAATACGATTTTTTTGTCTGATCCctgaacatttcatatataatgcctttataaaataccccgtttgttgcgctcaagtcccgcataatacgctgtttttgttgaatattttcgatgtaattttcagcaatgtactgtaacagcaatgaaacatcttggtcattgaactcactgatgccattaacctgaaaagtattggtattcgaccctttacctgcgcatttaaaccttcatacttcatatctcaccctcttgttacgctctcttattcgactccttacctgcgtggttaaagcctacatacagttacaatacctcaccctcttgctaaccctctctctcaaacagcattcctcactcggctgtaacaaaattctggaaatttttgctgggcagtttgttgtcctttagtgtattgaagtgtctgtgaatgtgattacaatgagtgttaaacaaaaagcgctttctgtgtcggaaaaattggaaatcttacgaaagtacgatgagaacagtactcttactcagaaacaactctctgattcattaggaatcccatcattgaCATTAAGattcaatcactacagctgcgatgtcgggaggatgtaatcgcaggaaactgaagtgtggtaaacatgaggacttggagaacacgcacatggcaaacaactataaatgactttttccgaaagaattaagtatagtacatactgtaaatgtctttgacgtacagtacagtaattacataatggagtaatactgtattacctttcatgaatcatgtatttcaataaagaaaaatgctaatagatactgtatataagtcaaaattagtacaCCCGCCTAATACGTGGTCCTGGTTAATATGCGGTTTACACacagtcccttgaacagcgtcttatcgggtttttactgtaaatatattgtaacataccagtaataataatacacaaaatttaaaataccggtaatgacaaaattctgcgtacaccACTGTTGGAAACAAACTGtctcttattgtatggattcataATTCTTTTCTACAGAAACTGGCTGGAACTGCTATAGATACATATAATTTAATCTTGTTTTGGTTCTTGTTAGATTGATTGTTAAATATTGCTATTACCTACATgaaaagtatatttaaaaaatatttgtgaTTTTTGTGCTTGAAAAGAGTTTAATTCTTATACAAggcataaatacataattatgcaataaataaaaattgtagttCATTCAGTGCAAGTTACAGCAAATCTAAGTAAGATTATTTGTACATAATAAAGATACCTTAATTACTTGGGCTATCAATTTGGCACATTTGATGTCACATTATGACGTATGCTGTTTCGAGCCTAATATAGAACATGATAAGCCTTTGACACAAATCATATTCAATTTGTGAAATATTTGTACAGTATAAAaattattactaatttctttCACCTAACGCTGATAAAAACGCATTTATCTTGTAGGATATCTGTTCTATAAACATAATACACTAGGTAATGATAATTGTCCATTCTCAATTCAACCTCAATCACATTAATACTGATTCAGAGTTATTGTTGTTTTCACTGACAGCTAATCCAATAATGTAAGGAATCATGCTTATGGTCTTGATAGAACTAGCCAACTGCATTGGACCAGTAAAATGCACAACGGATGATGTGtagaaatgttacaaaatgtCTGTTAGATTCTGTATGGCCTTCACATCTTGTCTCCTTCAGGTTTAGCTGGTGTTTCTGCCATCGGTTCAGCTGGTGCCTTTTCAGGAACCGCGTCTGATTCCTCCTGGCTAGCGGGTTTGTTAGAATTGTCCTCCACTATGGCTGGAGCCACTTCTGCAGGCTTCTCAGCCTCCATTGTCTGCCCAGCTTCATCACTGCTGGGTTCAGGAGGCATCATCTCCACGGCCGGGGTTTTTACTTCTGAGACAGACACCGATCTGGTTGCGGAGTCAGCTGCAGGTTTCTTGGGATCAGAGTCAGGTTTTGGGTTTGATGTTGGAACGACATCGGGAGCTTCCGCACTTACGTCACAATCCTTGTGTTCAGTCTTCACGAAGAATGAGCGAGGGATGGCGTACTCGTCGAGCACTCCATAAGCTAACTGCATGACAGTTCCAGGAGGGTTTCTCTCTCGAGTCATCAGCCAGGCATTTTCTGCAATTCAAAAGTGTTTAAGTAGTTGTGTGCAGAACATTTCGAGAACTGAACCTCTAAAGAAGGAGAAGAGATGGATGAAGACAATAGAAACAATAAGAACAGGAAGGAGACGAGATGgaggaaaggaaaaggagaaaaaagataaaaatggATGGAGGAGGTTATAATAATTAAAGATAAATAATAACAAGGAAAAATTGGgatggattggaaagacaggaagcTATTAAGGGCATTTAGTCATGAGTAAAGCtcggatttctaagcacaattaaacagtaaaataagcaagcaaataagcacaaaaaatggtgaaaataagcaccaaaataaacaaaaacgaatacacggaaacagtaaaataagcacgaaaaatagtgaagataagcaaaaacgaatctatactaataataaatctgtagacgaaatttttctggtaattttcgattttccaaaaataattggtcctaacatatataattaaccaccctgaaaccgaaaatcgcttttttgaaatttttgtttgtatgtctgtctgtctgtatatttgttaccttttcacgcgataatggctgaacggatttcgatgaaaattggaatataaattaagttcgttgtaacttagattttaggctataagggggcctgaattaaataaatcgaaatatctcgcttattattgatttttgtgaaaaatattacataacaaaagtttctttaaaaataatttgcgataagttttattccttgaaaaattttgataggactgatatttaatgagataaatgagtttaaaattaaaataactgccatctaaggccgtgtaatgaattaaaaaacaaatgacttcgtctataaggggccttggaagcaacaatcgaaagctatgaaagatagcctacagagaatgtttctgtgtttgtatgaagtaatattggaagctaaattaaccgatttgtataattaattattacttcaccattggaaagtgtagtttctctagatggacataatgctataatgttattacagtaacttctgatataatataatataatataatataatataatataatataatataatataatataatataatataatataatataatatgtaatattatataatataatctaagttatttgaagggttcagaaccatagtgggccaagcgccatttactgaatacgtagaaaacaagggttaaaattaagttattaccataattcaatggaaacctataacaagtaaaataaaatatacacattaaatctaaatgatgtcaatcttcattaaactatggttgcatgtaataaaaattaagaaacatgttaaaggaattgtcattgcaccaaatgatcgcattttaattatttggatacaatttaaattaagtaacatattaaacgatttattcttctatcaaacacgaatgttccctggattaaatgtcctattttaattatgtaattactttatatttatttctaacgggtgcagcggagtgtacgggtacggctagtagttaatattttaggagaaaaattcgctccggcaccggggatcggaCTCGGGACCTTAgttttacgtaccaagtgctctaaccactaagctacgccgaattcaatctacaGCACAGGATCGAATCCTCCCCCTTCGATGTTTTtctttttggcctgactccaggTAAGGCATATATGTGTTGAcatgtatccaatgtcaactgccattatactaggagcgcactcagctgagtgacttgttggccgggaatcgaagggggaggattcgatccggtgctgtggattgaattcggcgtagctcagtggttagagcgcttggtatgtagaaccaagaacccgagttcgatccccggctctggagcaaatttttctcctaaaatattaagtgtcaatattacagataaattctgtaagacaaattaatatatctataataaaaacgaataggcctacacagaaaTATGATGATAAGTTATTTGTTTCATAGAATGCTGATTGAGAGGTTTTTGTGGGTGGCATTCCTTAAGTACAACAGCGAGCAATCACACACACCTAATTGAACAAACGCGTGTTGCACaacttgcacactgcagcttGAAACTTGGGGATTCACATCcatgcacatgacatcattctGATAAGTGCGATAACCGATTGACCTGCCTAGTCACAGAAGCTTGGcggggaatcccaaggttctctcctaattagaactacgcagtattatttcacaacatcctgggtcataccctagcattgctttcttacgcattcgactgaagttaatttttttagccCATAAAAAAAAGGGAATCAATGATAAATGAGGGCTAGGAGTGAAgtatgcacttttaaaattacagttttgggtaaaatatgccgttttagttaaaaatcgtaaaataagtaagcaacagtggtggctcctgcatatttcttcagaggaggaaagaagttaacagcacgaaatgacaccttcttgaatgaaacatgctataaattagcctacatgcatacatgtaagaccaggtagtgttggggttggccttcccttctgtatagcaataatctgttcttgtaaactgagtttcctaaattgtccaaaatatattatgttttcacttccattcattgttgaataattgcgaaaattaacaattacaaggaaattgacaacttcgtagcatttttcgtgcacactacagcatcacacgtgttggaagagactagctactaactcgtaactggaaccgttttacggaaatggaaatgggaaataatctgaggaaagcgagaacactgcatccACCCACGTGTTCTGTGTTGCCACaagtacattttacaagttcagtatcacatgcttttgaagaatgtcagttcttgtaaagtcatactatcattattgttcaaagctgccagtggccgattaattttttatgttaaaaatgatgtagtttggagtaacctactttcagtttcaaatatatttgtacaaaactgacagcttggctgttgccctgtctagtaaacaatgaatagaaatgaatttcaggggccaactacgtagaactatttcctctttgttttacataaacccgactttaactttcaaatatccacgaaagtttcaaaccatgaatagtagcctatataaagtgcaatgaataatatttttgatttataattaaaaaaaagtttacatggtgtctttcatagcgttgcgttaaaactgtttttgttgt
This sequence is a window from Periplaneta americana isolate PAMFEO1 chromosome 2, P.americana_PAMFEO1_priV1, whole genome shotgun sequence. Protein-coding genes within it:
- the LOC138694852 gene encoding apolipoprotein D-like, with product MDRSRILILFLGCVLMVNSQRPSFGGCPEKNTPMPDFDLSRFMGVWYEAERSLNIFEAGASCVKNNYTKTADGKIHVENEIMTAVPSVKRVVQGELKAAGKASEGKISIRYALPVPWETTYDILKTDYDNFAVLWNCVSIGFLNAQNAWLMTRERNPPGTVMQLAYGVLDEYAIPRSFFVKTEHKDCDVSAEAPDVVPTSNPKPDSDPKKPAADSATRSVSVSEVKTPAVEMMPPEPSSDEAGQTMEAEKPAEVAPAIVEDNSNKPASQEESDAVPEKAPAEPMAETPAKPEGDKM